The DNA region ttacactcagtcccttcttccaagtcgttaatatagtttgtaaatagttggggacccagcactgatccctgcggcactccactagttactggttgccaaccagagaatgaaccatttatcccggctctgttagttcgccaatcctctatccacgctaatatatcacccccaaccccgtgaacttttatcttgtccagtaaccttttatgtaaaaTCTTATCAATGATCTGCATCAATGAAACCCACATTTATTAGATTATCATGTATCTGCCCCATCAATCAGATGCCCGTCAATGCGATTCCCAATCAGATTtctatcaatcagaccaccatcaaccaGACCCGAATTAACCAGACCCACTTCTATCATTATACTATCCATCCGCCTCTTCAATCTGATGTCTATCAATCTGGCCCCGTTCTTTTAGCCCCCATGAAGAAAGTTCTCATTAAACCACCGCTCATCTGTCAGACACACATGTGTCAGATTTCAATTAAACAACTCCCCATTAATCAGATTCCCCTCAATCTCAACCCCTAGAATCAAAATCCCGTTTGTCAGATACCTATCTATCAGATTCCCATCATTCAGATTCCCATCTATCAGAAACCCAATCAGATTCCCAATCAGGTCCCCTGTAAGATTCAGTGAAAACATTGGAATAAATTTTTGGACTTATAAGTTGtgaactttgctgggacacattCACCTTACAACAGCAGAGCTGACCTGGAGCAAGTCCAAACATGGTTTAAGTTGAACACACATCAACTGGGCGGGAATGGCAGGCCTTTTATCATGGAATGGCAACCCATCAGTGAAACATTAAGTAAGGTGGCTggagtttcaggccatcgaaagacaaaggaaagctattttgaccacagactcatcagaGCCACCCATCAAAGGACAGCCCAGTttgacaaaggggcaggcaaatacttggtttttgcttttcagttggacagcctcaggcgggaGGGACAGGTGGACTTTTAGcagttttgcaggtataagagaaggcagttagaaggcatctctctctctctctccccccttttctatgcctgcttgcaatgcacaaggaccgagcactccatctggaacggagagaagaaaccaataTCTACGagctaagagagccttgctacttcgactgggaggctgacCTTGAGACTGAAGGTGAATAttttggtacggacccagaagatacacctcatcaggagaagcagcgagtaagccagaggggtaattggtgagcatttatcccagacaacagatctttaagaccaccgcatagtatgAAACAATGTCGTGAGTCCCAACCAAAttttaggggttttcaggggaggtgttttagtcatgggtacttcatGTTACGGGTATCTTTTGACAGGGcaaactgtgtattgtactgcatttgtttgttttacacaccagggtgtgtgtggttttattgggtgcaggtgtgtgcgttaactttaataaaagcattgccggtactcaGACCAAGAGTtacccgtccctgactcattcatcagtCCAGTAATTTAACCCATCGAGCAGACCCCCAGTCGAAGAGATCCCCATCTATCTTATCCACATCAATCCGATTCCCATAAATCAGACCCAGATCTATCAGACCCCAAATCCATAAGATCTCCATCTATCAGACATCCATCAAACAGATTCACATCAATCAGCACTTATCAATCAAATTACCATCAATAAGAACCCCAACAAAAACGATTACCATGAagaagaaccccatcaatcagattcccaacAATAATATTACCACATATCATATCCCCATCTATCAAATTCAAATCTGCGAGTCCCATCAACACTAACGAGACTCCCGTCAAACAAATTCCCATCTATCAGACCACAATCAGATTCCCGTCGATCAAATTCCTACGAATCAGATTCCTGTCAATCGGTTTCCCATCCAGCAGACGCCCATGTAACAGGCCCCCAGATAACAGGCCTATATCTGTCAGCTACTTTATCTATGAGAGCAACCATCTATCAATGGGGGGTGTTTTGGTGACTGAAGTGCTGTGTGACACCAGGACTGCAGCCCTGGGGAGATGCATTAATCCCTGTCCTCGGTCCATTGATCCTCTTCTAACTTCAACCTTCTTCCTTTACACCGTGTTCTCAATCCCTTGTCATGTATTTGGAAATTTTACATCGACACAATGCCAAAATCATCTAAaataaatgtatttaattaattataaTTTATAACATCAGTGTGAATTAAAGTTACACTATTTTTACTCATTAAATTAATAAATcttattcttcctcctcctccgcctttTTGTCGAGATCCGAAGAATCGACCCCCACCTCTTCGTAATCCTTCTCGAGTGAGGCCATGTCCTCCCGTGCGTCCTGGAACTCCCCTtcctccagcccctctcccacgTACCAGTGGACAAAGGCTCGCTTGGCGTACATCTTGTCGAATTTGAGGTTGAGGCGGGTCCAAGCCAAGGAAATGGCGGTGGTGTTGCTCAGCATACAAACAGCGCGCTGCACCTTTGCCAGATCGCCCCCTGGCACCACCGTCGGGGGCTGGTAGTTGATGCCAACCTGTGGGGGAAAGAGAATACGTTAGATTTCAGTTGCACAAAAAGAAGCTTCAAAATCACGTTTGTTGGCAGGCATTACATTTTCAGAAAGATAAATTTAGGAACGAATTTATGAGTTGAACTATTCAAAAATCTGGCCTAGGTCATTCACTGGGACCTTCCCCAGTTTTATAGCTTCAGTTTCTGAATCAGGTCACTGTCATGAGGCTGCATTCAGGAGCAAATTCAATTTTTTATTTCATCTTTTCCGAAGTGTGCTTGATTTTCAGGAAGAAATTTTCcttgtttcaatgcaggacctctCCTGGGACATTCAGGACTGCATTCAAGGATTGAAGCTGAGAATTCCACCTCAAGCCTCAGCGGGAGCTCCTCTTTGGGCCAGGAATGGGGAGGGACTGTTCCTGAATGGATGGACATCTTTTGACCCGGTCTGAACAGCCGTATTGTTCACGTGGGAGATCAGGTTGTCACAGTGCATGTTTCCTCAGGGCCCCATCGATTGGACACAGAAGCCACACTTACCTTGAACCCAGTCGGGCACCAATCAACAAACTGGATCGAGCGCTTGGTCTTGATGGTGGCGATGGCTGCGTTGACATCCTTCGGCACCACGTCCCCTCGGTACAGCATGCAGCACGCCATGTACTTGCCCTGGCGGGGGTCGCACTTCACCATCTGGTTGGCTGGCTCAAAGCATGCGTTGGTCAGCTCCGCCGTGGATAAATGCTCGTGGTAAGCCTTCTCGGCCGAAATAAGGGGCGCGTAGTTCACCAGCGGGAAGTGGATGCGGGGATAGGGGACCAGGTTGGTTTGGAACTCAGTCAGATCCACATTCAGGGCACCGTCGAACCGTAGTGACGCTGTGATGGATGACACTAACTGTGCCATGAGACGGTTGAGGTTGGTGTAGGTGGGACGCTCGATGTCAAGGTTACGCCGACACACGTCGTAAATGGCCTCGTTGTCCACCATGAAGGCGCAGTCAGAGTGCTCGAGGGTGCAGTGGGTGACCAGCACGGAGTTGTAGGGCTCGACCACCGCGGTGGAAATCTGCGGCGCAGGGTAAACGGAAAACTCCAGTTTGGATTTCTTGCCGTAGTCGACGGAGAGTCTCTCCATCAGGAGCGAAGTAAAGCCCGAGCCGGTCCCACCCCCGAAACTGTGGAAGATGAGGAAACCCTGTAGTCCTGTGCACAGGTCCGCCTGTGGGCATGAAAAGTACAACTTATTAAATGGAAGCGAGAAATGGAATCCATCCCCAAAGGACAGTGAGTAACTGGACAGGAGCAAAGGTACAGAGTGTCCCTGGTGAGATGGGACAGTTGGAGTGGAAGAGAAGTTGGGTGGGTGGGAGTGTGCGTGGGCTGCAACAGGCGAGGAGGTAGCAGAGTATCAGGAGTGGGATAGCACTGTGGGACACGCTGGGTCAGCAGTGTGGGTGCAAGTGGGACGGGGCAGTGTGAGCCGATGCGCTGGATCTTTGGGAGCCGGTACACAACCTACCAGCTTCCGGACACGATCCAAAACCAGATCCACAATCTCCTTGCCGACCGAGCAGTGGCCCCGTGCGTAGTTATTGGCCGCATCCTCCTTGCCGGTGATGAGCTGCTCGGGGTGAAAGAGCTGTCGGTAAGTGCCGGTGCGAACCTCATCTGGGGGCAGAGAACCGAGACTTAAGGACAGGAATACAGGACATTGCAGTAACTTTGATACATCCAGGCCACGGTGCAATGCGATTAGAGAGAGCACTGACTGACCAACCCACCAACAATCACTCCCCTTACCTATCACAGTGGGCTCCAGATCTATAAACACGGCTCGGGGAACGTGCTTGCCTGCCCCCGTCTCACTGAAAAAGGTGTTGAAGGAATCGTCGCCACCTCCGACAGTCTTGTCACTGGGCATCTGCCCATCCGGCTGGATCCCATGCTCCAGGCAATACAGCTCCCAGCAAGCGTTGCCGATCTGCACACCCGCCTGGCCAATGTGGATTGAAAGACACTCACGCTAAAGAGGGAAGATCACATGATTACTCACACAGGTAGGAGGGTAATGCTTTATACAGTCAGTGGGATTGGAAGGAGAGGGCTGTGTGGGCAGCATCGCATTGTGTTACAGTAACCTCTGGGTCCTGTCCATCTCTATAGCTTTCCCATTTCCTCTGCAAATCCTCGCTGTTTATCGCTGGTTCACCTGCTCCTTGAGGAATCCGCCATTGCTCGGGACTATCTCTCTCATTCCCGTGGATTATCCCGGTCTCCAGCGATCCCCGTGGCTTCGAACACTTCCAGTGCATTCCCACTGTGTCAGTGCATTCTCCCCCTGGCTCCGCTTTCCCTGTGAATCCCTCTCTCTCGGTACAACACCGTCGCCCTgtgcatttcccccccccccccgctcccactcACCATGATCTCCGTGTATTCTCGCAGCTCCAGAGAATGTGGCGGGTGTCGCCGCTCCCGCTATTTATACCGCGCGGGTCAGAACGCTGCTATTCAGTCAAATCGGCCTCTGATTGGTCGGTGAGATAAAGGGCTGCGGTTGCTTGTGGAAACAGAAACACTGAAGGTTCGAAGGTGCTGAGCGCTGATTGGTCCTTTGTGTACAAGGCGGAACATGAGGCAAGAAGTGAGCAGCTTTGACTATCAGATTATTATCAATAAAACCCCGATCAATCAGAACATCAGCAATCAGATCCGCATCGATCACACCCCCATTAACCGCAGCTCAATCAATCACATCACAGCAATTAGACCCTAATTAAtcccacatcaatcagaccccatcaatcacaccCACATCAATCAAACGCACACATATCAACTCTTCATTCATCAAACAACCATCAACGACACCTCCAACAATCAGGTCGCAATCAACCACAGGCGCATCACACCCTATCTATCAGATACTCTTCAATTACATCCACAACTATCAGTTTAACTTATACCACAATGCAGGCAATCAGACCATTAGAACCCCATCAAGCCAATGCCATTGATCAGACCCTCATCGATCAGACAGCCACCTATCAAATGTCGTCTATCAGACTGCCATGTATCAGATTCCATCTATCATGATCTCATCTGTCAAATCCCATGTATCAGACTTCCGTCAATTCCCTCCTCTTTATCCCACCCCATCTATAAAAATACTATCTATCAAAACCCCTACAATCAGACCCCGACCTATCAGACCACAGCAGTTAGACACGCATCTATCAAACccccatagaaaataggaacatctGTTGGCCAATCGATCCTTCAAGTctgcatggctgatcctctatctcgacACCTTATTCCCGCTTTCCCCTACACCGCTTGATATGCTTTGtacctagaaatctatctccctcttaaatatattcagtgacttggcctccacagccttctgtggtagagaattccacaggttcaccaccctccgagtgaaataCATTTTCctaatctcggtcttaaatttcctaccctgtatcctgagactgtgactccttgttctagactgcccagcctgggggaaacatcctccccgcatccagtctgtccaaccctctcagaattgtgtatgtttcaatgagatcccctctcattcttcgaactcTTGTGAATACAGGCGTAgtagacccaatctctcctcatacgacaatcccaccatcccagcaatcagtttgatgaaccttccctgcacgccctctatggcaagtttatcttttcttcggtaaggagaccaaaactgcacacactactccaactgcggtctcaccaagaccctgtataactgtagtaaggcatccttttcctgcactcaaatcctcttgcaatgaaggccatctGCACAACCACCATATTTCAAAACCCCAACTATTGCATGCGCATCTCTCAGAACCCCATTTTGATAACCCGTCTTATGGACCCACATCTATCTCAACACCATCTATCATACCCCATTATATCAGAACTCATTTTACAATCTTCCATCTATCAGATCCTAATCTATAAGGCCCCCATCTATCAGAGCTCATCTATCACATCCGCACCTATCACACCCCTCTCTTCAGACGCATCTCTCAAACTTCCATCTGAGTCCCGTATATATCAACATCCCGTCTGTCAAAACCCCATGTGTCAGACCCCCTTCTATCAGACTCCAAAATATCAGAACTCATCTGTCAGACCCACATCTATCAAATTCCCATCTGTAAACCCCATGTATTAAAACCCCAATATCGCCCGCAACTCTCAGACCCACATCTATAAATCCTCCATGTTTCAGAACCCAGCTTTTGTACCCACATCTATTTCAGACCCATCGATCATATCCAAATATATCAGAACTCATCTATCAAACCCCTTCTATCAGACCCCAGCTGCCAGACCTACACCTATCAAATTCCCATCTGTCGAATTCCCATCTAACGGACCCCAAACCTCAATTCCCTGACTCATACCCATCTACCACACCCACACCAATCAGACGCACATCTATCAAACCACCAGCAGTCAGACACTCGTCAATCCGAGCTCCATTAATCAAATCTCCATCAATCAAATCGCCATCATCCACAGACGCTTCACAGCACATCTATCTGACCCTGACCAATTCCACCTCCAGCTCTCAGATCAACATATCAGACTCCAAGCAATCAGAATCCCGTCAATCGGAACCAAGCTATCAGCTAGCACATATGTTGGATTCCCATCTATCTGACCCTCACCTAACAGACCAGCCCCAGCTATGAGGATGACATGTATCAGATCCCATCTAGCAAAAAAACACATTTATCAGACCACCATATGCCAGAAACAATCTCTCAGAACCACATCTAACATAACCCCAGCTATCTGATCCCACCTAGCTGATCTGCATCAATCAGACAGTTACCTTTCAAAACCCCATCTGTCAAAACCCCATCTATCAAAAAGCACATCTATCAGACCCGCATTTATCAGATAACCATCTTTCAGACAACCATCTTTTCGAACCCATATATCAATTCCACGTCTATCAGAACCCCATCCAGCAGAGCCCCATCTATCGGATCTCATCTATCAGACCCCCACCTACCAAATCCCCATCTATCAGGCGCACAGCTATCAGAATCCATCTAACAACCCCGTATCTTTCAGTCCCCCTTCCATCAGACCCCGAACTATTAGAATCCCATCGATCAGATGCACATCATTTTGACTGCCATCGATCAGACCCACGTGTACCAAAACCCCTTCTATAAGAAACCCATATAGGAGAACATGCATCTATTTGACTCCCATCATTCAGACCCGCATATAGCAAAAATTCTTCTCGCTGTCCCTCATTTATTATCCACCAATCTACCAGAACCGCATCTATCAGAACTGCAACAATCAAAAAACGCATCCATTGCCCCCCATCTATCAGAGCCGCATATAACAATCCCCTCGTATCAGACGACTATCCATCAGACCCCCATCGATCACAACTAATCGATCTTGCAAACTAGCGCCCAATTTCCAAACTCCCGTTCCTTTCCAATGTCCTGGAACGTTTTGTCACATCCCGAATCGGTGCCCATCTTTCCTACATCtctatatttgaatccctccaatcagggttCGGCCCCTGCTCGAGTATCGAAACGGCGCTCATCAAAGTCACATATCCCATCCTCTGTGACTGCCACACTGTCCCTCCTCATACTTACTGACTTACACAGCATAAATAACACCGCATATTTCCACCTCAGTATCATTGGCCATCTCTGCTCCGGCCTCACTAATCccttgctgaaaccctcacccatgcccttGATAATAGTAACCTCGaatattccaatgcacccctggcagGCCTACCATGTTCAACACTCGGTAAACCAGAGGTcagccaaaactcagctgcctgtgactGTACTCCAAGgccgtagaagttatgctacagctatacaaagccctggttagagcacacctggatTACAATGAACAGTTCTAGGCACTGCACattaggagggatatacttgccttggaaggagtgcagcacagattacataagaacataagaagataagaaataggagcaggagcaggccatgctgcccctcaagcctgctctgccatttaatatgatcatggctgaactgatcctggacgcaggtccagttccctgcccactctccataacccctttttcccttaccgtttaagaaactgtcttaaatttattcaatgtcccagcttccacagctctgaggcagcgaattctacagatccataaccatttgagagaagaaatatctcctcatcacagttttaaatgggcggcgccttattctaagattatgccccctagttctagtttcccctatctgtagaaatatcatctctgcatcatCCTTGTCAAGCctgttcataatcttatacgtttcgataagatgacttctcattcttctcaaatcaatgagtagaggcacaacctactcaacctttccccataagtcaaccccctcatctctggaatcgaccttgtgaaccttctttgaactgcctacaaagcaagtatatcctttcgtaaatatggaaaccaatctgcacgcagaactccaggtgtggccttaccaataccctgcagagctatagcaagacttccctgcttttctactccatcccttttgcaataaaggcaagattccattggccttcctgatcacttgctgtacctgcatactaaccttttgtgtttcatgcacaagtacccccaggttccgctgtactgcggcacttttcaatctttctccatttaaataataacgtgctctttgatttttcccgaCAAAGTTTcccttacattttccaacattctactccatctgccaaatttctgcccactcacttagcctgtctatgttcttttgcagattttttgtgtcctcctcacataatgCTTTTCCtaccaactttgtatcgtcagcaaacgtggctacgttacactcagtccctccttccaagtcgttaatatagattgcaaatagttggggtcccagcactgatccctgcggcaccccagaatgatacccagactccaagaTTTAAAATATGAGAAGAGGTTGCACAAACCCATGTTAATGCCCTGGAAATTAGAAGGTAACATTTGATTTGAtggaaattttcaagatattatgaGGAACTGAGAAGGTCGATAAAGAGAAATGATTTTTGCTGGTTTGAAGCTCTAGGTTTCGCGGCAAAATTTGAAAATTGGAGCCAAAACGTTCCGGAGTGAAGTTAGCAAGTTAAGAGTGA from Pristiophorus japonicus isolate sPriJap1 chromosome 32, sPriJap1.hap1, whole genome shotgun sequence includes:
- the LOC139240623 gene encoding tubulin alpha-1B chain-like → MPSDKTVGGGDDSFNTFFSETGAGKHVPRAVFIDLEPTVIDEVRTGTYRQLFHPEQLITGKEDAANNYARGHCSVGKEIVDLVLDRVRKLADLCTGLQGFLIFHSFGGGTGSGFTSLLMERLSVDYGKKSKLEFSVYPAPQISTAVVEPYNSVLVTHCTLEHSDCAFMVDNEAIYDVCRRNLDIERPTYTNLNRLMAQLVSSITASLRFDGALNVDLTEFQTNLVPYPRIHFPLVNYAPLISAEKAYHEHLSTAELTNACFEPANQMVKCDPRQGKYMACCMLYRGDVVPKDVNAAIATIKTKRSIQFVDWCPTGFKVGINYQPPTVVPGGDLAKVQRAVCMLSNTTAISLAWTRLNLKFDKMYAKRAFVHWYVGEGLEEGEFQDAREDMASLEKDYEEVGVDSSDLDKKAEEEEE